One Apodemus sylvaticus chromosome 14, mApoSyl1.1, whole genome shotgun sequence DNA window includes the following coding sequences:
- the Hnrnpa0 gene encoding LOW QUALITY PROTEIN: heterogeneous nuclear ribonucleoprotein A0 (The sequence of the model RefSeq protein was modified relative to this genomic sequence to represent the inferred CDS: inserted 2 bases in 1 codon), with protein sequence MENSQLCKLFIGGLNVQTSESGLRGHFEAFGTLTDCVVVVNPQTKRSRCFGFVTYSNVEEADAAMAASPHAVDGNTVELKRAVSREDSARPGAHAKVKKLFVGGLKGDVAEGDLIEHFSQFGAVEKAEIIADKQSGKKRGFGFVYFQSHDAADKAAVVKFHPIQGHRVEVKKAVPKEDIHAGGGGARAARGGRGGGXGGRGGGGRDQNGLAKGGGGGYNSYGGYGGYGAYGGGGGGSYGGSDYGNGFGGFGSYSQHQSSYGPMKSGGGGGGSWGGRSNSGPYRGGYGGGGYGGGSF encoded by the exons ATGGAGAACTCGCAGCTCTGTAAGCTGTTCATCGGCGGCCTCAACGTCCAGACGAGTGAGTCGGGGCTGCGCGGCCACTTCGAGGCCTTCGGGACGCTGACGGACTGCGTGGTGGTGGTGAACCCCCAGACCAAGCGCTCCCGCTGCTTCGGCTTCGTGACCTACTCGAACGTGGAGGAGGCGGACGCCGCCATGGCCGCGTCGCCGCACGCGGTGGACGGCAACACGGTGGAGCTGAAGCGCGCCGTGTCGCGCGAGGATTCGGCGCGGCCCGGGGCGCACGCCAAGGTGAAGAAGCTGTTCGTGGGCGGCCTCAAGGGCGACGTGGCAGAGGGCGACCTGATCGAGCACTTCTCGCAGTTCGGCGCGGTGGAGAAGGCGGAGATCATCGCCGACAAGCAGTCGGGCAAGAAGCGCGGCTTCGGCTTCGTCTACTTCCAGAGCCACGACGCGGCCGACAAGGCGGCGGTGGTCAAGTTCCACCCGATCCAGGGCCACCGCGTGGAGGTGAAGAAGGCGGTGCCCAAGGAGGATATCCACGCGGGCGGCGGGGGCGCGCGGGCGGCCCGGGGCGGGCGCGGCGGCGG CGGggggcgcggcggcggcggccgcgaCCAGAACGGGCTGGccaagggcggcggcggcggctacAACAGCTACGGCGGCTACGGGGGCTACGGCGCCtacgggggcggcggcggcggctcgtATGGCGGCAGCGACTACGGCAACGGCTTCGGCGGCTTCGGCAGCTACAGCCAGCACCAGTCCTCGTACGGGCCGATGaagagcggcggcggcggcggcggcagctggGGCGGCCGCAGCAACAGTGGACCGTACAGAGGCGGCTACGGCGGCGGCGGCTACGGCGGAGGCTCGTTCTAG